From Salvia splendens isolate huo1 chromosome 16, SspV2, whole genome shotgun sequence, a single genomic window includes:
- the LOC121770667 gene encoding transcription factor MYB1-like: MGRSPCCSKVGLRRGPWSTKEDTLLANYITQNGEGQWRSLPKKADLMRCGKSCRLRWMNYLRPGIKRGNISEDEEDLIVRLHGLLGNRWSLIAGRLPGRTDNEIKNYWNTHLLKKLNSAAAPHKDLPHLATKPTKHKKPTPAKHKKPTPNPLPPIDDAAPPKAKVCVPKPIRVSSAFSRSNSYDSLASNSDAAYVPEKDLSFPPVPWPPIFELDGDYGGADDFLDGGFILPVLNHSDSISSDVNMLEQVYEEYLQLL, encoded by the exons ATGGGAAGATCCCCTTGCTGCTCCAAGGTTGGGCTCCGACGAGGCCCTTGGTCCACTAAAGAAGACACTCTTCTCGCCAATTACATCACCCAAAACGGTGAAGGCCAGTGGAGATCTCTCCCAAAGAAAGCCG ATCTAATGAGATGCGGGAAGAGCTGCAGGCTGAGGTGGATGAACTACCTCCGGCCGGGGATAAAGCGCGGCAACATAAGCGAAGACGAGGAGGATCTCATCGTACGCCTCCACGGCCTCCTCGGCAACCGCTGGTCCCTAATCGCCGGCAGATTGCCAGGTCGAACGGACAATGAGATCAAAAACTACTGGAACACACACCTCCTCAAGAAGCTCAACTCCGCCGCCGCCCCTCACAAGGACCTTCCCCACCTCGCCACCAAGCCCACAAAGCACAAGAAGCCAACCCCCGCCAAGCACAAGAAGCCAACCCCAAACCCTCTTCCGCCGATCGATGACGCTGCTCCGCCGAAGGCGAAGGTGTGCGTGCCGAAGCCGATCAGGGTGTCGTCGGCGTTCTCCCGCAGCAACAGCTACGACAGCCTGGCCTCCAACAGCGACGCCGCCTACGTGCCGGAGAAGGACCTTTCATTCCCGCCGGTGCCGTGGCCGCCGATTTTCGAGCTCGACGGGGACTACGGCGGGGCCGATGATTTCCTCGACGGAGGGTTTATTTTGCCGGTGCTCAACCACTCCGATTCCATATCCAGCGATGTCAACATGTTGGAGCAGGTCTACGAAGAGTACCTCCAGCTTCTCTAG